The genomic stretch gcctctctctctctctctctgtctctctctctctctctctctgatatctagattagatttagacataacaCTTGATCTAAAcaaatttgtttcaaaatactaaagaaaaaaaatagttatggTGCGCttaggtttgtttgttttttttaagacaaagtTGGCCCAttttgtcattattttttttaaattaaatttttgaaaGGAAGTCTTAAGCTAAAACTAGTCAAAAGGTTAACATTCAGATAAATACTTTTGGCGTGAAAGCGCACCAAAATAAACTGAGTTTAAATTTCGCAGCGGGAACACGTCATCGGCTTTGAGCGACGCATTTTCTACTGTTGTCAAGGATATACAATTATGACGTCACAGTAGTAGCACACCGGCATCTTCTACTACTCGCAACGATAAGCAGCGGTGTTGGGCGACCACCATTTTTATTGGTTGCTGTTCTAGTTTTTCTTAAAGTAGCTCTCCTGTTGGAACAATTAGGTTAGTATCTTACTTTTTGATCTACATCTCCACATTTCTAGACTAGAAACATGTTCCAATTCACTCGCCTTGCCGCCACCTCTGTCGTTGGTGGTTTTACTATGGTGGTAGGAAAAAACGACTTGTTGAAGCCCTTAACTTTACATGCTTCTGACAACAAGGAGCCTTGTTACGTTGGCGATGTCATCAAGAAGAGGGTCGGATTTCCTCAACCGACTGCTTGCTGCAAACCTTTAAGGTTCAAAGACTTCATCGTTTCCTACGACTCTAAGAACAGAATCCCCAACTGGGTGTATGAACATCTTCAATATGACAAACTGTTTAAGGATGACCCATGCGACCGAAGAGTTAAAGTGGAGAGGACTCTCTGCGCAAGGTAAGAACATTTCAAATTGAATCTAATCTAGATGGGTAGAATAATTTTGAAATGATGTGTCGGCATCGACCTAATATCAATttttatctatatctagatctactctaaaagtctatatctaatctagactctagagatctagatgaatctagactagctataatctacaatctagatccatgTTATTGTAGGCATAAGGCATTTAtcgctgcctggtcgtgcggtatgcgcactgaactgtcgttcggatttatcgatggtctcgggttcaaaccctgcccgctgccagtCCCCCTcctcctgcgggaggttaggactaggaagtaaattatcaactctgaaggaacatcagaaacatgtcaaacattttacaaacatttagatctagcttCAATAGAAAATCTTTTACATTCattttagataaatatttaacCTTGGAGGATAAAGGCCAAGGCCTCCAAGGGGAAAGAGCGGATATCCTTAGTAAACAAAATGACGTCACATTTTTGACAGCGTCTAAGTTACCTTAACTATAACTATGTCTATGCCATCCAATAGTTGTTTTTCATGAAAGTGACGACATATTAAttgatagatctactagatctagatctatattctagactCTGTCTACATTTAGATCATCTAGATTTTAAAGTTACTAAATAGTAGCAATCGATTTACATATTCTTGACTGAGTAATTGACCCAATCCTCgagtcttgatctagatttcttcattatATCGAGATATAATTATTATACCTTAGCTTTAGGCCTGGTTTGTAAATACTGCAATGTGTAATCAAACTTAGATCTTGAGGCAAGATCCATTTCGACTTCAGTGTTTTCTTGTATGGAAATCTATACTCTAGATCATTTTTTCTCAAAATTCAGTTCTCGATTCGTTAACATTTTAGAGGTTTGCTGTGCAGTTGCAGTTTAAAACTTCACACTTAACTTTAGTTACAAGTTAGATTAGGCctaatttatattaattaattaatgaatagtTATTTATAATAGCGATATTGAATTAAGGATTTTAGATATCTTTGATGATATTCTAGTATTGATTTGCACGATAGAGACTATATAGTCTCTGTGTGTGAGGGTGTTATACtgtacaattgaaaaaaaaaagcatcgaCTTGACTCAAATGTTGAACATTCTCCTCCAGCAATGAAGATAAGGAGAGACCAAAGTTCACCCCCGATTGCCGCATTCATGGTTACCACCGAGCCGATGCCAAGGACTATTGTGATACTGAATATGAAATGGGCTTGATGGCCCAGCCTGAGAACTACCCCTACGACCAGGAATCCTTCTGTGAATGCTTCACAATGACCAACATTGTCCCACAGGTAAGAGGGTTATCAAATACTGCAACACTAGTtctaatttttatttccatacaaaatatttataggaTCAAAATTTAGTGAAGAAAAAGCTAGTCTCTACAATCATCCAATATCTTGTTTTAGGTACCAGGCTTCAACTGTGGTCCATGGTTTGATCTGGAATGTTACATTCGTGAAAAACTTGTACGTGAAAACAAAGGTGTCTACGTCTGCTCTGGTCCTCTCTTCCTTCctatgtaagttttttttttaaattttctagaACATGGGCTGCTTTTCATTCGTATTCCTCTATTGTCCTACAAGCCCTTGCAATGTTTGTTCATGTCTGTTGGATGGGCTCTGGACTGTCCACTCACTCTGGACTGTGTACACCATAGTTTCGACTATCGGGGCccctcctgcaggaggtttaggCTAGGTCGTAATTTTGAAAAGTCTGATATTTAATAACTcaagttaaagtttttttcCTCATCTAGCTCTAAGATAGAGTTGGGTCTATATTTGTAATGTAATAATGTCTGCACTATTTTGAAAGTAATGCATGCCTAAGTGTCAATTAGTATTATATCTTTAGTTAGTATATATTGCATACATTTTGTTCTACAGTGTGGATGATGACAAAACCGTGAAACAGTTTGATGTACTTGGTGATGGTGAAGTCTCAGTTCCTACACATTTCTTCAAGGTAGAGTTCACTTtgatagactctagactagaacttATAATTGCGAAATACTGGTAAAAAGTAGCTTCTATAATTACATACTCAAAAACAAGAAGTGGTTTGAGGTAATTATGGTCAACACAGTTATACTTTGGTATAGTGTAGGACTAGGAAGCGGTAATGGTAGACACTATACATTGGAAGGGCACTTTAACACTAGAAGTAGGGAAGTAGTATTTGGTAATACTGGTAGACACTATACATTGGCATGGGCGTCCGCAGAATTTCTTTCAGGGTGGGTGCAAGTTGCCAGCAATGGCTGGCTGAAAGTTGTAGCTTCAACTTTCTTGTTACAGAATATTAAGAAAAGAActtgtgccccccccccccccaatacctATGCGATAGGTGAACTGCTAGTACTTGTTTCAAATGTGCACAAACCATTTAATGTACACGTTAAGTTTATCCGTGCGGCCCGTGCCTCCCTACGgttgtcgaaaaaaaaattgcaaacgTCTATTGTGGCTGgcgaaactgtcaataactttactaatGCTTCTCGTTGCGACTGTCAATCTGGCGATGAAAGCACAGTGCTGACATTCTTCTTCACGTACCAGCTCTTGCATTGTTTTAGgatgaagacaaaacaaaactgaGCAATATTAATGATTCAGGAAGAAACAAATCAATCAAGATACAAAATGGAAAGTCGTCTTCTGGAAGAAATCCCAAAATCCAAACGATTTTTGCTCGGTGTGTCTCGGCAGCACCAACCCAGTATCAAGTTTGTCAGCCAGCAGTCTCGCCTTACTCAGGATGCCATCCCTGATGTTCTTGATGACACCAACAGCATTTACGTACATATGAAATAAACATCATTCAAGCCACAAAGTTAAGTGCGTGAGACGCGCAACGGACAAAGGCTACTTTTGGATTAGGTTTTTCATGAATCCTTGCCTGAACACAGTTCTGAATGCTAGTCATCACGAGGCAGCCATTGTAGCCTTGGCcgagtagtttgtccatgtcTAGACTATACACAATCTATTCGTTGACAATGACATTAGACAGACAGGGGGTCTCAACAGGATCAAAACCAACGAAATCTTCTCTAATACAATCGCCATAAACAAACGAAGGCCCAAAGTGTTTGAACTATATATCACAAAATACCCAGCAAATGTAGTTAATTCATGAtgctgctgttgttttttttttttttgctgctgctgatccaaataaaaataataataaaataatttttcaatgtGCATAGCCTGCTATTTTATCGAGCGCTAACACCGACCGCAACTCCGCAAGACGTTAAGTCATTTCCCAAGATGACTGCACTCTTCACTCTTATTCAAAGAAACTTTCATATTTATCACAACGAAAGGCAGCTGGCAATAATTTCTACTTCAAAgcaaaataacaaacatttatCACTTTCTAAACCTGATCTAAATCTACTAAGTAGATAATAATGTGCCAATGAAAACAGTCACGACTAGCGTACCCTAGAATAGTTCACTTTTTATGGAACAAACAATTGAAAACCTTTAATAAAGCTTATCCTTACAACTGTACTTTaatggaagcactacttgttaagTTTCTAATTAGAAGTTAATTTATTTGAAGGCTTGGCAAAATATGAATCCTGAGGAGAGCGCGCGTGTTACCGGTCGCTGacatgtagcaccaaactgttggTAGATAACTAAACGTTGTAGGCATAATGTCTTAACTAATACAACTTCAAAGAAGTTTACTTCCTTTTGTGAGCAAACATAATAGAACTTCATTTATAAGACAGACACATTAACTAgtcatcaaatattttttaacaaaatttaactcactacaataacacagccTTACAGTCTCGCGTTTTAGAGTCGTCTCTTTactaagaccaaatgacgacaacgccacctatgttgcatcattcacagccaatcgctaacctcttttcacggtcaccatagaaacatacagcccaaaaaaaaattgcatgtgCACCACCTTGCATCCCCCCTTTTTTCTGCGGTCGTCCGTGTACATtggtataggcctactttaacaCTAGGAAGTAGTATTTTGGTAATATTGGTAAACACTATACTTTGGTATATTTCAAGAATAGGAAGCAGTACTGGTAAACACTATACTTTGGTATATTTCAAGAATAGGAAGCAGTACTGGTAAACACTATACTTTGGTATATTTCAAGAATAGGAAGCAGTACTGGTAAACACTATACTTTGGTATATTTCAAGAATAGGAAGCAGTACTGGTAGACACTATACTTTGGTATATTTCAAGAATAGGAAGCAGTACTGGTAGACACTATACTTTGGTATATTTCAAGAATAGGAAGCAGTACTGGTAAACACTATACTTTGGTATATTTCAAGAATAGGAAGCAGTACTGGTAGACACTATACTTTGGTATATTTCAAGAATAGGAAGCAGTACTGGTAAACACTATACTTTGGTATATTTCAAGAATAGGAAGCAGTACTGGTAGACACTATACTTTGGTATATTTCAAGAATAGGAAGCAGTACTGGTAGACACTATACTTTGGTATATTTCAAGAATAGGAAGCAGTACTGGTAAACACTATACTTTGGTATATTTCAAGAATAGGAAGCAGTACTGGTAGACACTATACTTTGGTATATTTCAAGAATAGGAAGCAGTACTGGTAAACACTATACTTTGGTATATTTCAAGAATAGGAAGCAGTACTGGTAGACACTATACAGGGCCTACACCAAGAGGCTCCCTTTAACAATCCAAAACTTCTATTATTGCCGCCCCTTCCCGCCAAGCATTGTAAAAATTATTCCCAAAAGTTGAACAATAGAGATACAAACTGTTTTCTTACACAAAGTACACATGTTTGTAGAATACAGTTCCATTAATAGATTCGAATTATAATTATTCTTATTTTGAATTGGTGGATCAGCAACTCGAAAGAAATacgtaactaaaaaaaataatacacgGAGTAACCCCGACAAAATTTCGAACTTTATTGGCGCGATGGAAAGTAGCTCTCCACATTGTATGCATACATCTATATTCTACACCTATTTAGTGTGGGGACGTGGTACCGAGTGccacattaaatatatttgcttAATTATATTTCATAAAACAATTGCATTAATTAATCTATTCGTCTTATAATCAATACTGTTTTTAAGTGGTGGatcaataaactttaaaaaatgcgTAACTAAAAAAGTATTAGACGTTTAATGTAGATAAATACATTCTAACTCAGTAACTAATATTGAACATGTAATATTTAGAGTGGgggttgagtggttaagtgctcggcttccgaactggggtgGGGGTCTCGGGTTAGAATCTTGGTAAAGACTAGGACTTTATAAATTTCGGAGTTTTTGGACGCCCTCGAGttaacccaactctaatgaaattaattggggaaagttaAAAGctgttttgctggccacatgacatccttaaTCCTCAACCATAGATACATCCTCTGACTCCATATatcgcgaggggggggggagtttacaATTTAGGCATATATCAATTAGAAATAATGAGCGAACTagactaaactagctatcttgGATTGGTTTACAAAAACAGTGTCATTGTGCTAACGAATCATAAGTCGACTATTTCCTCTAGATGACAGACTGAAATTCTAAACTAGATTTGGAATATTTTTTGTAGAGTTTCTCGTTGAATTGCAGGTCTACGTGTATACACAGTAATGACCTATATCTgtcaaagacatttttaatatttaaatttaaaaaaatacaaagtactttattaactttatttttgtttgatttttaatgACTTTAAAGCGGCTATTAGGACTTAACACTACTTAACGTAGGGACTTAACACTACTTCACGTAGGGACTTAACACTACTTAACGTAGGGACTTAACACTACTTCACGTAGGGACTTAACACTACTTCACGTAGGGACTTACACTACTTCACGTAGGGACTTAACACTACTTCACGTAGGGACTTAACACTACTTCACGTAGGGACTTAACACTACTTCACGTAGGGACTTAACACTACTTCACGTAGGGACTTAACACTACTTCACGTAGGGACTTAACACTACTTCACGTAGGGACTTAACACTACTTCACGTAGTTTGTGCCCATGTGCATGACGTAATCGAATCCCTCTAGACCATTTTTTTATTGAGACattttgttgggggggggggggggttattaCGTGGTCAGGTGTAGCGTGTTTTAGAAACATATCTTGTATTGCTTAAATGGTGAAATCTTTATTAACCCTTTAAAAGCATTCTAACATTGAAGTTGAGTCCAAAGTGCAGTATTTGAATGTATTTCATATGGCTACCCAGGTGGTTAGACACCTGCATAGTGTTTCACTTCTAAAGTGCATAGTTGTTTGCAGAGGTCTTtataagatatttaaataatttaacccTAACTTATGAAAAGGAAAAAGACATCTGATGAGACTAAAAGCAAATAGTCATCGATACAAAATGTATACTTGGTAGTTATTTCCGGCAATTGCAGTGTTAGATTTCTCCTTATCAATACAACAAACTATGTGGTATGTAATGGGGACATTGCACATAATCAATCTGTTATGTCCTTACAGGTCATTGTTATTGAGACCCATGATGGCCAGCTGGAACTCGAGTCCTACATGATGCCCAACGCTACCCCAGAAGAAGGCGAAGAAGTGAAACTTGAGGACTTCTTGACCCCACTCTGTCAGATTGAGCACCACTCTGGCTTAATCTTCTTCCCAGAGAAGAAATGCTTTAGCAGTAACAACAGAAGGAGAGGTGCCAGACTTCACGCCCTCTAAGCCTTCTAGCACCCAACACAGAATTCGTACCAGCTTTATACAGTCGAGAAGATTTGAAGAGCTCATTTGATAACCTGAAACTAGAGTAGAATTGACATCTTCACTGTGCCTTGCGACTACATACACCAACTAAAACATTCCTTGATCTCGATGTTGACTTGAAAGGAACTCTTCAGAAGAAACTCCACCTCCCTGACTGAACGGATAGCACTAACTCATTGCTACCATGAGCATGCAATAGCTCTTGTCATCTTGAATCATTTCTTTGAATAAGATAATGTCAATGTACCGTGGAAAACATCgaattaaaaatgaaacatcAAGTTAATGATTTTGTACCATCATCTGGcttgtctttttttcttgtaCAATTTCTTAGCCTAGGACTAGTTCAGACACCATTGTGACCCAATCTTAATGTCATTCTTCCAAAGTCAATAAAAATTGTGAATACAAGGCAATCCAAACATTGTctaatgtttatttgtttcgaCTTTACAATGCACTTTTTAAAATAGGACAATTTAAAAT from Biomphalaria glabrata chromosome 9, xgBioGlab47.1, whole genome shotgun sequence encodes the following:
- the LOC106056746 gene encoding endonuclease G, mitochondrial-like, producing the protein MFQFTRLAATSVVGGFTMVVGKNDLLKPLTLHASDNKEPCYVGDVIKKRVGFPQPTACCKPLRFKDFIVSYDSKNRIPNWVYEHLQYDKLFKDDPCDRRVKVERTLCASNEDKERPKFTPDCRIHGYHRADAKDYCDTEYEMGLMAQPENYPYDQESFCECFTMTNIVPQVPGFNCGPWFDLECYIREKLVRENKGVYVCSGPLFLPIVDDDKTVKQFDVLGDGEVSVPTHFFKVIVIETHDGQLELESYMMPNATPEEGEEVKLEDFLTPLCQIEHHSGLIFFPEKKCFSSNNRRRGARLHAL